The Candidatus Melainabacteria bacterium genome contains a region encoding:
- a CDS encoding winged helix-turn-helix domain-containing protein: protein MIQNVHHLRALAIQNSLFTPTKLQDAIGRLGFVQADPIRSPATAQDLILRQRVKNYRVGDLDRKYASLNLEEDYLYAYGFLPNENWQLLHPRKSDALSAVEQKVLSVVRKYGAMHPRELEEHCGKERVINAWGGYSKATTHALEHLHRRGLLRVVRREKGIRIYEANLNKTVALSEEERSVRLVKLVANIFAPSPLRTLQSLRFSRPESCNVREVLAKLVSSGDLKTVDVDNVRYVIPSHLVPTAGAHYEPPRVVRFLAPFDPLVWDRNRFELFWNWSYRFEAYTPVAKRVRGYYSLPLLWRDDIIGWANVGNLDGRLDVETGFVSRRPRDSNFKSELAKEIERMRHFLRIQE from the coding sequence TTGATCCAGAATGTTCACCATCTTCGCGCACTTGCGATTCAAAATTCGCTGTTTACGCCGACTAAGTTGCAGGACGCTATTGGGCGTTTGGGTTTCGTCCAGGCTGATCCGATACGCTCTCCAGCTACAGCTCAAGATCTAATTCTCAGGCAACGCGTCAAAAATTATCGCGTTGGTGACCTTGATAGAAAATACGCATCACTAAATCTTGAGGAGGACTATCTGTATGCCTACGGTTTTCTTCCCAACGAAAATTGGCAGCTGTTGCATCCGCGTAAGTCCGATGCTTTGTCGGCTGTCGAACAGAAAGTACTATCCGTGGTGCGGAAGTATGGTGCCATGCATCCTCGTGAACTTGAGGAGCACTGCGGCAAAGAGCGTGTGATTAATGCCTGGGGTGGCTACTCCAAAGCTACTACTCATGCGCTAGAACACCTTCATCGGCGTGGTTTGTTGCGAGTGGTCAGACGCGAGAAGGGTATACGTATTTACGAGGCTAATTTAAACAAGACTGTTGCGCTGTCGGAAGAGGAGCGTAGTGTACGTCTGGTGAAATTGGTGGCCAATATTTTTGCGCCTTCACCGCTTAGAACTTTGCAGAGTCTGCGCTTTTCTAGACCGGAGTCCTGCAACGTGCGGGAGGTTCTTGCTAAGCTGGTTTCAAGTGGTGATTTGAAAACGGTTGATGTCGATAACGTCAGGTACGTTATTCCGTCTCACCTGGTGCCCACTGCAGGTGCGCATTATGAGCCACCGCGGGTGGTGAGGTTCCTGGCTCCATTTGATCCGCTCGTCTGGGATCGAAATCGTTTCGAGTTGTTTTGGAACTGGAGTTACAGGTTCGAGGCTTATACTCCCGTTGCAAAAAGGGTCCGTGGATATTACTCTTTGCCTCTCTTGTGGAGAGACGACATTATTGGTTGGGCTAATGTCGGAAACTTAGATGGTCGGCTCGACGTTGAGACGGGTTTCGTTAGCCGACGACCTCGTGATTCAAATTTCAAATCTGAATTGGCAAAGGAAATTGAACGAATGAGGCACTTCCTGCGGATACAGGAGTAG